One window from the genome of Serinibacter salmoneus encodes:
- a CDS encoding 6-phosphofructokinase — translation MRVGLLTGGGDVPGLNAAIRAVVKRGVGEYGHHIVGFRNGWKGVVDGDVVPLDRTHIRNVLPVGGTLLGTARFHPHAADGGLDAVLTTIENEHIDALICIGGDGTLHAASKIAEAGVKIVAIPKTIDNDVWGTDSSIGFDTAVTIATDAIDRLHTTAESHNRVMIVEVMGRSAGWIAATAGIAGGAELVLAPEQPFDIERVVRFLKHRHRSHASFSIMVVAEGAVPAEGSAMDYEMQLGQFGQIVAGGISERLKVEIEERTGFDTRVAVLGHIQRGGTPTAQDRILGSRFGVAAIDAVTRGETAVMTAVRGENVELVPLSEIAGKVKHVPTDMLEVARALA, via the coding sequence ATGCGAGTCGGACTTCTCACCGGCGGCGGGGACGTCCCCGGGCTGAACGCGGCGATCCGGGCCGTCGTCAAGCGGGGGGTCGGAGAGTACGGGCACCACATCGTGGGCTTCCGCAACGGTTGGAAGGGCGTGGTCGACGGCGACGTCGTGCCCCTGGACCGTACTCACATCCGCAATGTGCTCCCGGTGGGCGGCACCCTGCTCGGCACGGCGCGATTCCACCCGCACGCGGCGGACGGCGGCCTCGACGCGGTGCTCACCACGATCGAGAACGAGCACATCGACGCGTTGATCTGCATCGGTGGGGACGGCACCCTGCACGCCGCCAGCAAGATCGCCGAGGCCGGGGTGAAGATCGTTGCCATCCCCAAGACGATCGACAACGACGTGTGGGGCACGGACAGTTCGATCGGCTTCGACACGGCCGTGACGATCGCGACGGATGCGATCGACAGGCTGCACACCACCGCCGAGTCCCACAACCGCGTGATGATCGTGGAGGTCATGGGGCGTTCCGCGGGGTGGATCGCCGCGACCGCCGGTATCGCGGGTGGAGCGGAGCTGGTCCTGGCACCCGAACAGCCCTTCGACATCGAGCGTGTGGTGCGCTTCCTGAAGCACCGCCACCGCTCGCACGCCTCCTTCTCGATCATGGTGGTCGCCGAGGGCGCCGTCCCGGCGGAGGGGAGCGCGATGGACTACGAGATGCAGCTCGGCCAGTTCGGGCAGATCGTGGCGGGCGGCATCAGTGAGCGGCTCAAGGTCGAGATCGAGGAGCGCACCGGATTCGACACCCGGGTCGCCGTCCTCGGTCACATCCAGCGCGGCGGCACGCCCACGGCGCAGGACCGGATCCTCGGCTCGAGGTTCGGTGTGGCCGCGATCGACGCCGTCACGCGGGGGGAGACCGCCGTCATGACCGCGGTGCGTGGGGAGAACGTCGAACTCGTGCCCCTGTCGGAGATCGCCGGCAAGGTCAAGCACGTGCCCACCGACATGCTCGAGGTGGCACGCGCGCTCGCCTGA
- a CDS encoding class I SAM-dependent methyltransferase gives MNSSDPVGEAPDDPTLPALAWAGYEEPPGSTEGTVDDALTARRWWDANATEYLADHATDLGVADFTWGPEGLREADARLLGDVRGRRILEIGAGSAPCSAWLADHGAEVIASDISHPMLAAGRAARGRAKEGEVDIPLVQADARHLPFAANTVDVVFTSYGVIPFVADLGAVHREVARVLRPGGRWVFSTTHPVRWAFPDDPGPEGLTARRSYYDDRPYRERAEDGEALYSEYHRTLEQHVALLVAAGFAVVDLREPRWQPGRRTWGGWSELRGRTLPGTLILSARRLVDG, from the coding sequence GTGAACTCATCCGATCCCGTGGGCGAGGCCCCGGACGACCCGACGCTCCCCGCACTCGCGTGGGCCGGCTACGAGGAACCACCCGGCAGCACCGAGGGCACGGTGGACGACGCACTCACCGCCCGCCGCTGGTGGGACGCGAACGCCACGGAGTACCTCGCCGACCACGCGACCGACCTCGGCGTGGCGGACTTCACCTGGGGGCCGGAGGGGTTGCGTGAGGCCGATGCGCGGCTCCTGGGGGACGTGCGTGGCCGGCGCATCCTGGAGATCGGGGCCGGGAGCGCGCCGTGCAGCGCATGGCTGGCCGATCATGGTGCCGAGGTCATCGCCTCCGATATCTCGCATCCGATGCTCGCGGCGGGACGCGCCGCGCGAGGCAGGGCGAAGGAGGGCGAGGTCGACATCCCGCTCGTGCAGGCGGACGCCCGCCACCTCCCGTTCGCTGCGAACACCGTCGACGTGGTGTTCACCAGTTACGGGGTGATCCCCTTCGTCGCCGACCTCGGTGCGGTCCACCGGGAGGTGGCACGGGTGCTGCGGCCGGGGGGCCGGTGGGTCTTCTCCACCACGCACCCGGTGCGATGGGCGTTCCCGGACGATCCTGGCCCCGAGGGCCTCACGGCACGACGCTCCTACTACGACGACCGGCCCTACCGGGAGCGCGCCGAGGACGGCGAGGCCCTGTACAGCGAGTATCACCGCACCCTGGAGCAGCACGTGGCGCTTCTGGTCGCGGCGGGCTTCGCCGTCGTGGACCTGCGGGAACCGCGATGGCAGCCGGGCCGGCGCACCTGGGGCGGGTGGAGCGAACTGCGTGGTCGGACATTGCCCGGCACGCTGATCCTCAGCGCTCGCCGGCTCGTGGACGGCTGA
- the polA gene encoding DNA polymerase I: MSNAPDETIQEVSATASLDPGTPARVLLIDGHSMAFRAYFALPVENFATTSGQATNAVYGFTSMLINLIRDEDPTHVLVAFDKSAPTHRTQAYPEYKGTRAATPEEFRGQVPLIQQVLDALRIPHVGIEGVEADDILATLATVAQAEGAQVLICSGDRDTLQLVTDQVTVLYPRKGVSDLVRMTPVAVEEKYGVPPQRYPDLAALVGETSDNLPGVPGVGPKTAAKWIGAHGGLDGVIAAAGEIRGKAGENLREHLSQVMLNRQLNALLRDVEVPLTFADLARVPIDREGVHEVFDALQFTVLRDRLLKMIPQEEDDQVSAGALGMTTTVLEPGGLAAWLQARGGRMLALAVDGAGARGAWDAWRVALADGEEVITLDLTALEEADEQALAGWLVDTDRPVLVHDGKPAAHALAARGMPVHGVRGDTLLAAYLCHPDQRSYDLSDLVLRYLKRELPSAQGEQAQGALDLGLAGESDAAADLAARAVAIGELAPVVDTDVRARGAEDLLHRVELPVQEILVDMEAAGIAVDGDHLDGLAAQFDAAVGQAAQAAYDAIGHEVNLGSPKQLQQVLFEELDMPKTRRTKTGYTTDADALAELFAKTQHPFLESLLAHRESIRLRQTVDGLRKTVAADGRIHTTFQQTVAATGRLSSTDPNLQNIPIRTEEGYRIREAFVVGAGYECLLTADYSQIEMRIMAHLSGDQGLIHAFNEGEDLHRFVGSRVFGVDQADVTSAMRAKIKAMSYGLAYGLSAFGLSKQLGIDVGEARGLMEDYFDRFGGVRDYLTGVVEQARRDGYTETILGRRRYLPDLVSDNRQRRDMAERMALNAPIQGSAADIVKVAMIRVADRARREGLASRLLLQVHDELVVEVAPGELEAVTSLLREEMAGAADLSVPLDVSVGSGRTWREAGH, from the coding sequence ATGTCCAACGCGCCGGACGAGACGATCCAGGAGGTGTCCGCCACCGCGTCGCTCGACCCGGGCACGCCCGCGCGGGTCCTGCTGATCGATGGGCACTCGATGGCCTTCCGCGCCTATTTCGCGCTACCGGTGGAGAACTTCGCCACCACCTCGGGCCAGGCGACGAACGCCGTGTACGGGTTCACCTCGATGCTCATCAACCTGATCCGGGATGAGGACCCGACCCACGTTCTCGTGGCCTTCGACAAGTCGGCCCCGACGCACCGCACGCAGGCCTACCCGGAGTACAAGGGGACGCGCGCGGCCACGCCTGAGGAGTTCCGAGGACAGGTCCCGTTGATCCAGCAGGTACTGGACGCGCTGCGTATCCCGCACGTGGGGATCGAGGGTGTGGAGGCGGACGACATCCTGGCCACGCTCGCGACCGTGGCGCAGGCGGAGGGTGCGCAGGTGCTGATCTGCTCCGGCGATCGCGACACGCTGCAGCTCGTGACCGATCAGGTCACGGTGCTCTACCCCCGCAAGGGCGTCTCGGACCTGGTGCGGATGACGCCGGTGGCGGTCGAGGAGAAGTACGGCGTGCCGCCGCAGCGCTACCCCGACCTGGCTGCCCTCGTGGGCGAGACCAGCGACAACCTCCCCGGCGTCCCCGGGGTGGGACCCAAGACCGCCGCGAAGTGGATCGGTGCGCACGGCGGACTCGACGGCGTCATCGCGGCCGCCGGGGAGATCCGCGGCAAGGCGGGGGAGAACCTGCGCGAGCACCTGTCCCAGGTGATGCTGAATCGCCAGCTGAACGCTCTCCTGCGCGACGTCGAGGTGCCGCTCACGTTCGCTGACCTGGCCCGCGTGCCGATCGACCGCGAGGGGGTCCACGAGGTCTTCGATGCGCTGCAGTTCACCGTGCTGCGGGACCGACTGCTGAAGATGATCCCGCAGGAGGAGGACGACCAGGTCTCTGCCGGTGCCCTCGGGATGACCACGACGGTCCTCGAGCCCGGCGGCCTGGCTGCGTGGCTGCAGGCTCGGGGTGGGCGCATGCTCGCGCTCGCGGTGGACGGCGCGGGCGCCCGGGGCGCGTGGGACGCCTGGCGGGTGGCACTCGCGGACGGCGAGGAGGTCATCACCCTGGACCTCACCGCGCTGGAGGAGGCCGACGAGCAGGCGCTGGCCGGTTGGCTCGTCGACACGGACCGCCCGGTGCTGGTGCACGACGGCAAGCCGGCGGCCCACGCACTGGCCGCACGCGGCATGCCGGTCCACGGGGTCCGGGGCGACACGTTGCTGGCCGCCTACCTGTGTCACCCCGACCAGCGCTCCTACGACCTGTCCGACCTGGTGCTGCGCTACCTCAAGCGAGAACTCCCTTCGGCGCAGGGGGAGCAGGCGCAGGGCGCTCTCGACCTGGGATTGGCGGGAGAGTCGGACGCCGCAGCGGATCTTGCTGCCCGTGCCGTGGCGATCGGTGAGCTCGCCCCCGTGGTGGACACCGACGTTCGCGCCCGCGGCGCCGAGGATCTCCTGCACCGGGTGGAACTCCCGGTGCAGGAGATCCTGGTGGACATGGAGGCGGCCGGTATCGCGGTCGACGGCGACCATCTGGACGGCCTGGCCGCGCAGTTCGACGCCGCGGTCGGGCAGGCGGCGCAGGCCGCGTACGACGCGATCGGGCACGAGGTGAATCTCGGCTCGCCCAAGCAGCTCCAACAGGTGCTGTTCGAGGAACTGGACATGCCCAAGACCCGGCGCACGAAGACCGGGTACACCACGGATGCCGATGCGCTCGCCGAGCTGTTCGCGAAGACCCAGCACCCGTTCCTGGAGTCGCTGCTGGCGCACCGTGAGTCGATCCGTCTGCGCCAGACCGTGGACGGGCTGCGCAAGACCGTCGCCGCCGACGGACGCATCCACACCACCTTCCAGCAGACGGTGGCGGCGACCGGCAGGTTGTCCTCCACGGACCCGAACCTGCAGAACATCCCGATCCGCACCGAGGAGGGGTATCGGATCCGCGAGGCCTTCGTGGTGGGTGCGGGCTACGAGTGCCTGCTCACGGCGGACTACTCCCAGATCGAGATGCGGATCATGGCGCACCTGTCCGGGGACCAGGGCCTGATCCACGCGTTCAACGAGGGTGAGGACCTGCACCGGTTCGTCGGCTCGCGGGTGTTCGGGGTGGACCAGGCAGACGTGACCTCCGCGATGCGCGCCAAGATCAAGGCCATGTCCTACGGGCTGGCGTACGGACTGTCGGCGTTCGGTCTGTCCAAGCAGCTCGGGATCGATGTGGGGGAGGCCCGCGGGCTGATGGAGGACTACTTCGACCGGTTCGGTGGTGTGCGGGACTACCTCACCGGTGTGGTGGAGCAGGCGCGTCGTGACGGCTACACCGAGACGATCCTGGGGCGTCGGCGCTATCTGCCAGATCTGGTCAGCGACAACCGGCAGCGCCGCGACATGGCGGAGCGGATGGCGCTGAACGCGCCGATCCAGGGTTCCGCCGCGGACATCGTCAAGGTCGCGATGATCCGCGTGGCCGATCGAGCGCGCAGGGAGGGTCTCGCCTCGCGCCTGCTGCTCCAGGTGCACGACGAGCTCGTGGTCGAGGTGGCGCCCGGCGAACTCGAGGCCGTCACGAGCCTCCTGCGCGAGGAGATGGCGGGCGCCGCGGATCTCAGCGTGCCGCTGGACGTCTCCGTCGGCTCCGGGCGCACGTGGCGCGAGGCGGGGCACTAG
- a CDS encoding PaaI family thioesterase, with translation MTDIALGYDPTGTLLERMRMEVLEVAAERCVVRMPVSGNTQPMGLLHGGASAALAETAASFAAKAHAGADRHVVGLDLSITHHRSARSGYVIATATALHRGRTIASYEVAVVTEDDVRVSSARLTCLVLENA, from the coding sequence ATGACTGACATCGCCCTCGGCTACGACCCCACGGGCACCCTGCTCGAACGCATGCGGATGGAGGTGCTCGAGGTCGCCGCCGAGCGCTGCGTGGTGCGCATGCCCGTGTCCGGGAACACCCAGCCGATGGGTCTGCTGCACGGCGGGGCGAGCGCGGCGCTGGCGGAGACGGCGGCATCCTTCGCCGCCAAGGCGCACGCGGGCGCCGATCGCCACGTGGTCGGACTCGATCTGTCCATCACCCACCACCGCAGCGCGCGCTCCGGCTACGTGATCGCCACCGCGACGGCGCTGCACCGGGGGCGCACGATCGCCAGTTACGAGGTAGCGGTCGTGACCGAGGACGACGTCCGCGTCAGTTCAGCCCGACTGACCTGCCTGGTGCTCGAGAACGCCTGA
- a CDS encoding GNAT family N-acetyltransferase, translating into MARAIDIHAAGETELAEVADLFEAAHRELRWSFEPEGLDAATTLRRLRAFAENHDARIAVAHEGAHAVGLLAAEVRPPGLFSDTRSVQVEAMYVRPEARRRGVGHALLAHLVEYADQAGAGHIVIIPANRSRAEVRFLSREGFVDDRGRRVIATQSLRRRLDHPPTPARGIDLVLARRRAAQARREQSEAETQEGSPRGDLPTGGEGSDQAFSSTRQVSRAELTRTSSSVTTATS; encoded by the coding sequence TTGGCACGAGCGATCGACATTCACGCGGCCGGGGAGACCGAACTCGCCGAGGTCGCCGATCTCTTCGAGGCGGCGCACCGGGAGTTGCGATGGTCCTTCGAACCGGAGGGGCTGGACGCAGCGACGACGCTGCGGCGGTTGCGCGCGTTCGCAGAGAACCACGATGCGCGCATCGCGGTGGCGCACGAGGGCGCGCACGCCGTCGGGCTGCTCGCGGCCGAGGTGCGGCCACCCGGTCTGTTCTCCGACACCCGTTCAGTGCAGGTGGAGGCGATGTACGTCCGCCCGGAGGCCCGACGACGCGGCGTGGGGCACGCACTGCTCGCCCACCTCGTGGAGTACGCCGACCAGGCTGGGGCGGGTCACATCGTGATCATCCCGGCCAACCGCTCACGCGCCGAGGTCCGCTTCCTCTCCCGTGAAGGCTTCGTCGACGACCGGGGTCGGCGGGTGATTGCCACGCAGAGCCTGCGTCGCCGGCTGGACCACCCGCCGACGCCGGCCCGTGGCATCGATCTCGTGCTCGCCCGGCGGCGGGCCGCCCAGGCCAGGCGCGAGCAGTCCGAGGCCGAGACCCAGGAAGGCTCCCCGCGCGGCGACCTGCCCACCGGGGGCGAGGGGAGCGATCAGGCGTTCTCGAGCACCAGGCAGGTCAGTCGGGCTGAACTGACGCGGACGTCGTCCTCGGTCACGACCGCTACCTCGTAA
- a CDS encoding branched-chain amino acid ABC transporter permease: MTPPTSRAPARVPGTWQVILAVVLGLLVLGLLGGGAAPASAQSAACESGPTTACINGTLRTSEGDPVSGAVLTVTGPGAQTEAISREDGTWDVALQESGEYTVLLDVTTLPEGEELREGADNPRTVTVELGRDSAALFPLVAAGSGAGAQESTQESTAEATAEAAEESTAAATNTTATDTEGGTSSESAGLAGNNRVVQLLVSGLVFGILLALASVGANLIYGTTGLSNFAHGDLVTLGGVLAFAGVQWWGLPLWLAIVVAVVGGCAAGWLLDAGVFAPLRRRGVGITQQLIVTIGIALAMLNVFLVLFGANPLPIVTEISTQVNFGLFSLSPQSLVLVAVAVVVLVAVALVLQRTRLGRATRAVSDNPPLAAASGINVAAIIRGVWVSSAGLAALGGALMGLYLGSTRFNFGSVLLLLMFAAITLGGLGSPLGGLLGALVIGIVVETSTLFLPNDLRYATALGILIVVLLIRPQGILGRAQRIG; this comes from the coding sequence GTGACGCCACCCACCTCCCGCGCCCCGGCGCGAGTCCCCGGCACCTGGCAGGTGATCCTCGCCGTCGTGCTCGGCCTCCTCGTGCTCGGCCTCCTCGGCGGCGGTGCAGCACCCGCCTCCGCCCAGAGTGCCGCGTGCGAATCGGGACCGACCACCGCGTGCATCAACGGCACGCTGCGCACCTCCGAGGGCGACCCCGTCTCCGGGGCGGTGCTCACCGTCACCGGGCCTGGCGCGCAGACCGAGGCCATCTCCCGCGAGGACGGCACCTGGGACGTGGCCCTCCAGGAGTCCGGGGAGTACACGGTGTTGCTCGATGTCACTACCCTTCCCGAGGGGGAGGAACTGCGCGAGGGTGCGGACAACCCCCGCACCGTCACGGTCGAGCTCGGGCGCGACAGCGCGGCCCTCTTCCCGCTCGTCGCGGCCGGATCGGGCGCCGGCGCGCAGGAGTCCACGCAGGAGTCCACGGCCGAGGCCACGGCTGAGGCCGCCGAGGAGAGCACGGCGGCCGCCACCAACACCACCGCCACCGATACCGAGGGCGGCACCTCCTCCGAGAGCGCGGGCCTGGCCGGCAACAACCGGGTGGTGCAGCTGCTCGTCTCGGGCCTGGTGTTCGGGATCCTGCTCGCACTCGCCTCCGTCGGGGCGAACCTGATCTACGGCACCACCGGGCTGAGCAACTTCGCCCACGGCGATCTCGTGACGCTGGGCGGTGTCCTGGCGTTCGCCGGTGTCCAGTGGTGGGGACTGCCGCTGTGGCTCGCCATCGTGGTCGCCGTCGTCGGAGGGTGCGCCGCCGGTTGGCTCCTGGACGCGGGTGTGTTCGCCCCCCTGCGCCGCCGCGGAGTCGGGATCACCCAGCAACTGATCGTCACCATCGGTATCGCGTTGGCGATGCTCAACGTGTTCCTGGTCCTGTTCGGCGCGAATCCGCTCCCGATCGTCACCGAGATCTCCACCCAGGTGAACTTCGGTCTGTTCTCGCTCAGCCCGCAGTCGCTCGTGCTGGTCGCGGTCGCCGTCGTCGTGCTGGTCGCCGTCGCGCTCGTGCTGCAGCGCACCCGACTGGGGCGCGCCACTCGCGCCGTCTCCGACAACCCGCCGCTGGCCGCGGCATCCGGCATCAACGTCGCGGCGATCATCCGCGGCGTCTGGGTCTCCTCCGCGGGCCTCGCGGCGCTCGGTGGCGCCCTGATGGGTCTCTACCTCGGGTCCACCCGGTTCAACTTCGGCTCCGTGCTGCTGCTGCTGATGTTCGCAGCCATCACCCTCGGTGGCCTCGGGTCCCCGCTGGGTGGCCTGCTCGGCGCGCTGGTGATCGGGATCGTGGTGGAGACCTCGACCCTCTTCCTGCCCAACGACCTGCGGTATGCCACCGCGCTGGGCATCCTCATCGTGGTGCTGCTGATCAGACCCCAGGGCATCCTCGGCAGAGCGCAGCGGATCGGATAA
- a CDS encoding branched-chain amino acid ABC transporter permease encodes MDIADLLVNALREATGPTAIAYALAAIGLNIHFGLTGLINMGQAGFMLIGAYGFAISTIAGLPLLVALLIAVLAAIAFALLLGFPTIKLRGDYLAIVTIAAAEIVRYIGRSVALNDITGGSQGLLGNTFKHTFQDASPFPDGVVSLGPITLPMNQSNSWWLRIAGWALVALACFMVYLLIRSPWGRVLKGIREDEDAVRALGKNVYSYKMQALVLGGVLGALGGIVFVLASSVQPDSLGRPVTFNTWTILLLGGAATVFGPVLGSILFWAALVLVRGVLRGVVPESVLSSPQIEPLGFVLVGITLALLIVFRPQGILGDKKELAING; translated from the coding sequence ATGGACATCGCAGATCTCCTCGTCAACGCGCTGCGGGAGGCCACCGGGCCCACAGCGATCGCCTACGCCCTCGCGGCGATCGGCCTCAACATCCACTTCGGGCTCACCGGGCTGATCAACATGGGCCAGGCGGGCTTCATGCTCATCGGTGCCTACGGCTTCGCGATCTCCACGATTGCGGGACTGCCCCTCCTGGTCGCCCTGCTGATCGCCGTGCTCGCCGCCATCGCCTTCGCGCTCCTGCTCGGCTTCCCCACCATCAAACTGCGCGGCGACTACCTCGCGATCGTCACGATCGCGGCCGCGGAGATCGTCCGCTACATCGGCCGCTCCGTTGCGCTGAACGACATCACGGGCGGCTCCCAGGGCCTCCTCGGCAACACCTTCAAGCACACCTTCCAGGACGCCTCGCCGTTCCCGGACGGTGTGGTCAGCCTTGGGCCGATCACCCTTCCGATGAACCAGTCCAACTCCTGGTGGCTGCGCATCGCGGGGTGGGCGCTCGTGGCCCTCGCCTGCTTCATGGTCTACCTGCTCATCCGCTCGCCCTGGGGCCGTGTCCTCAAGGGCATCCGGGAGGACGAGGACGCCGTGCGGGCGCTCGGGAAGAACGTGTACAGCTACAAGATGCAGGCACTGGTCCTGGGCGGTGTGCTCGGCGCCCTCGGCGGGATCGTGTTCGTACTCGCCAGTTCGGTCCAACCCGACTCCCTCGGCAGACCGGTCACCTTCAACACCTGGACGATCCTGCTCCTGGGCGGCGCCGCCACCGTCTTCGGGCCGGTACTCGGCTCCATCCTGTTCTGGGCGGCACTCGTGCTCGTGCGTGGGGTCCTGCGCGGCGTGGTGCCCGAGAGCGTGCTGAGCAGCCCCCAGATCGAGCCGCTCGGATTCGTGCTCGTGGGCATCACCCTCGCACTGCTCATCGTGTTCCGACCACAGGGAATACTCGGCGACAAGAAGGAGCTGGCGATCAATGGCTGA
- a CDS encoding ABC transporter ATP-binding protein — MAEMLPIVAQARADLGTVAHTPGVVKPDAVLKAWGVQRTFGGVHAVDVERLEVQKNVITALIGPNGAGKTTFFNLMTGFDKPNAGQWEFDGTPLAGVPASTVSNRGMVRTFQLTKALSRMTVLENMRLGARAQPGENLFTALVPALWRPREKEITEKAMSLLERFKLDAKAQDFAGSLSGGQRKLLEMARALMSDPALVMLDEPMAGVNPALTQSLLGHIIDLRDSGTTVLFVEHDMHMVRHISDWVVVMAEGKVVAEGPPRDVMANQAVVDAYLGAHHDTDLGDDALLEEPSTKESA; from the coding sequence ATGGCTGAGATGCTTCCCATCGTGGCGCAGGCCCGTGCCGACCTCGGCACCGTGGCCCACACCCCGGGCGTGGTCAAGCCGGACGCCGTGCTGAAGGCCTGGGGCGTGCAGCGCACGTTCGGCGGCGTTCACGCCGTGGACGTGGAACGGCTCGAGGTCCAGAAGAACGTCATCACGGCGCTCATCGGACCCAACGGCGCCGGGAAGACCACGTTCTTCAACCTCATGACCGGTTTCGACAAGCCGAATGCCGGCCAGTGGGAGTTCGACGGCACCCCACTGGCGGGTGTCCCCGCCAGCACCGTCTCCAACCGCGGGATGGTGCGCACGTTCCAGCTCACCAAGGCCCTCTCGCGGATGACGGTGCTGGAGAACATGCGCCTGGGCGCCCGCGCCCAACCCGGGGAGAACCTCTTCACCGCCCTGGTCCCGGCACTGTGGCGACCACGGGAGAAGGAGATCACCGAGAAGGCGATGTCCCTGCTCGAGCGGTTCAAGCTCGACGCCAAGGCACAGGACTTCGCCGGCTCGCTCTCCGGCGGTCAGCGCAAGCTGCTGGAGATGGCCCGTGCCCTGATGTCCGATCCGGCCCTGGTGATGCTCGACGAACCGATGGCCGGCGTGAACCCGGCCCTGACACAGTCCCTGCTGGGCCACATCATCGACCTGCGCGACTCCGGCACCACCGTGCTGTTCGTGGAGCACGACATGCACATGGTGCGCCACATCTCCGACTGGGTCGTGGTGATGGCCGAGGGCAAGGTGGTCGCCGAGGGTCCACCGAGGGACGTCATGGCGAACCAGGCTGTGGTCGACGCCTACCTGGGGGCGCACCACGACACCGACCTCGGGGACGACGCCCTGCTCGAGGAGCCCAGCACGAAGGAGAGCGCGTGA
- a CDS encoding ABC transporter ATP-binding protein, giving the protein MTPESQTATLAEVHRGAPSGEPLLFADDLVAGYLPGVNILQSCSLVLHPGELVGIIGPNGAGKSTLLKSLFGLVNIRSGTLTLKGEEITNMRADALVRRGVGFVPQTNNVFPSLTIEENLQMGVFQTPKQYAERVEAVIDLFPELGKRRKQRAGALSGGERQMVAMARALMPEPSVLLLDEPSAGLSPVRQDEAFLRTRRINKAGVSVVIVEQNARRALQICDRAYVLDQGTNAYSGPGRDLMSDPKVIELYLGTLAADVEAAEEDHGA; this is encoded by the coding sequence ATGACCCCGGAATCGCAGACCGCCACGCTCGCCGAGGTGCACCGCGGTGCGCCGAGCGGCGAGCCGCTGCTGTTCGCCGACGACCTCGTGGCGGGGTACCTCCCCGGCGTCAACATCCTGCAGAGCTGCTCACTCGTGCTGCACCCCGGGGAACTCGTCGGGATCATCGGACCCAACGGCGCCGGGAAGTCCACGCTGCTGAAGTCGCTGTTCGGGCTGGTGAACATCCGATCCGGCACGCTCACGCTCAAGGGCGAGGAGATCACCAACATGCGGGCGGACGCCCTCGTGCGCCGCGGCGTCGGGTTCGTGCCGCAGACCAACAATGTGTTCCCCTCCCTCACTATCGAGGAGAACCTGCAGATGGGCGTCTTCCAGACGCCCAAGCAGTACGCCGAGCGGGTGGAGGCCGTGATCGACCTCTTCCCCGAGCTCGGCAAGCGCCGCAAGCAACGCGCCGGTGCCCTCTCCGGTGGTGAGCGCCAGATGGTGGCGATGGCCCGCGCGCTCATGCCCGAACCGTCCGTTCTCCTGCTGGACGAGCCGTCCGCCGGCCTGTCCCCCGTGCGCCAGGACGAGGCCTTCCTGCGCACCCGGCGCATCAACAAGGCAGGTGTCTCGGTGGTGATCGTGGAGCAGAACGCGCGCCGCGCCCTGCAGATCTGCGACCGGGCCTACGTGCTGGACCAGGGCACCAACGCCTACTCCGGCCCGGGGCGGGACCTGATGAGCGACCCCAAGGTCATCGAGCTCTACCTCGGCACGCTCGCGGCCGACGTCGAGGCCGCCGAGGAGGACCACGGCGCCTGA